From the genome of Trachemys scripta elegans isolate TJP31775 chromosome 2, CAS_Tse_1.0, whole genome shotgun sequence:
ACCTGGGATTTCGCTGCAACAGCCGCAGCGAATTTTGGAGACGGCAGAGTTCTGACACCCGCGCGCGCTTCCCTGAACCCAGAGTCGCTACCATGGTGAGAGCGCGAGACcccgattccccccccccccccgtatgcGCTGTAGCTCGCGCTGGTCCCGTCTCACGCGCTGTCTGTTTCTCTCCGCAGCCCGGCCCGAACCCCAGCGGCACCAATGTCGGCGCCTCTAGCCGCTCCCCCAGCAAAGCGGTGGCGCCTCGAGCTGCGGGATCCACCGTCCGGCAAAGGTACCTGCCGCGCCGCCCCCTTCGCGAGCCGGGCGGGGGCGGACACCGAGCTCGGGACTCGGTAAAGTCTGGCTCCGCCGCCCGGCCTCGGCCCGATGGAGACACCGCCCGCCGGTCGCGACAACGCGTGATAGCGCCGCCTCTTGCCCCCCGCCCGCCTCGGGGCTGACACCTGAGCTGGGGGGAACCTCGATGGGCATCGCTGCCCCCGGTGCCAGGCTGGGAGCGggcagctgggggggggttgTCAGCTAACTTCTCACCAGGCACTGAACCGAGCCTGGCATCGCCCTATGGCCCTCACCCCAGCTCTGAGCACGGTCACTTCGGGCCAAAGTCTGAGACCAGCACCAGAaacaggttgtgtgtgtgtgtgtgtgtgtggggggggtttctTAGTGAGTTCTTGGAAAGGTTGGTGGTTGGAGTGTTCAGCTGATCACGAATGCAGGTCAGGTTCTGATTCCCGTGCCTTTCCCTCGCAGGAAAAATGCTAGCTGTGGGACTAGGAGCGCAGGCCGTACTACGTCAGCAGGCACCGGTGGCATGTGGAGATTCTACACAGAAGACTCCCCTGGACTCAAAGTGTAAGTCCAGAAAGCAGCCAGAGGGTGACAGTGTTATTTTAAGTCTATATACAGTAATCCAGACTCCATGAGTCATTTGTTCTGGTCTGCACATTATGcatgaaaatgtggaaaaatcaCAATTGCTCAGATAGATCAGAAAGAATGCCTTGAGGAGACCtggttataaaaatataaaagatcaATCTTGTAGGTAgatgtttaacacagtacaatCAAGATGActatttgaattgtttttctctaAGGTCCCAAACCTGCAGACATGCCCATGCTTTTCTTGTATACCATAAACATTCCCACAGAAATCAAGAGGGGTTACTCACAGTAGTAAAGCACATGCATATGTGGTTGCAGGCTTGGGTCCTAAGACTTTATTATCTacagtttttctgttttttgtttttttttttttaatgccaataAAAACACATTGCAGAAATACCAAAAAACATTACACATCAATAGGTACCGTTTGCAGTTATACACATGGTCAGAAGCAACTCACTGCTAAAGAGGTCATTAACCACAGGTCTTGAATTAAACATAATGAATTGAAGAACATTTTAAGACACACTGGTGTTACAAGGTTAACCTTTTCAGCCTTGGCTCACGCCTATGTCAGAGATTTGTTTTAGTGGCTCAGCCCTGTCTTTCCTTGGCCTTCTGTTGTAGGGATGAAGAAACCCAGATAATCTCAACCAGTCCCTTTGCCCATTACACCATCTCTTCAGCACGCACCTTCTTAGGTGCTGCAGCTGACTGTAAAAGAGAGAGCTTCCTGAGCAAGCAGCAAAAGCAGTCTAACACAAAAAGGCCATTCTGATAGAGCTATTAAAATATCCCATTCACAAACCATCTTCTCCTATACACTTAGACCTATAGATTTCTCACTTCTGCAGGCGCTCCTGACACTCTTCAAGATATCCTCGTCCCTTCCAAAAAAGTGATAAATCCCACCATCAAGGGGCTCTTTCCTTCCACCCTCATCCAGGCTTCGGTGATGGGCAAATACAGTCAAGAAATAGAGAGAAAAAGCCTGTTTCCTTGTCACATGGAAACAGAAGGCAGGGATGGCATGTTGTTTACCAGAGCTGGTTTTTACCAGGTAAAATCGTGGTTTTTTGACACTCAGGGAGAAACTAGTTAGTCCTAGtttaaggcatttttaaaaactgtttcattGATGCACACCACAGTACACTTTGTTTTAGTTACATATTCAAATTGTGGTTACATGAGGCAATGGATTCAGAGATTAATTTAGAATTgttcaaataaaaagtaaaactgcagAGGGCataatagtacacctctaccccaatataacgtgacccgatataacacgaatttggctataacacggtaaagctgggggggggggggcctgcacactctggtggatcaaagcaagttcgatataacaccgTTTCACCTagaatgcagtaagatttttttggctcccgaggacggtgttatatcgaggtagaggtgtatataattaTAATACTGAAAATTGGAATGttgtacagtttggttcagtatttTCTCAAGGAAGTTACACGTCAActaatttcagttttcattgttATGTAATCAAAAGTCAAAAACACTTGATTAGATGAAAATTACGACAAtgcagagcataagctttcgtgggtaagaacctcacttcttcagatgcaagaagtgaggttcttacccatgaaagcttatgctcccagtacttctgttagtcttaaaggtgccacagggaccctctgttgctttttacagattcagactaacacggctacccctctgatacttgacaatgcAGAGTTTCAGGTTTGAAGCATTAAGCAATCAGAAGCGTGCATAGTTGCAGACAACTGGTTGAAGTCCACTTGGGCATACTGCATTCTGAAGCAGGAGATCAAGTTTAGTTGTGGACTAGACCAAGCCCGTTCTCCAGATTTGAATGAATGTATTCAATGTTTGAAAAGATTAGTTCTGTGCTTGCTGGATGTTGAAATTGCACTACCAATTCTATTAAGTCAGAGAGAATATCAGCATTCAGATTTTCCCCACCATATTACAGGGGAAACTTTTTCCTTGATAgcagatgaaaatattttgtttgtttgtttgttttgatacaAAGCTGCTTCTACTTTAAATGCACGTATATATGGCAGaaagtggagggtttttttgctgAGTAATCACTGCCTTGCAATTTCATCTTAAGCTGACAATTCCTTTCTTGCATATTTTGGATGAAGGAGGTTGGCCAACATGTGTACATGAATACTTGCCTCATGAACTCTTTGTGTACTTTTGCTTTATATGGTGGTGCAAGATCTTCATTTATCATTAGGTTCAACCATACTTAGCATGCAACTGCAATTGTTGATGTCCCTTTAAAGTGTGTCAGGTACCACAACAGCTGGTTTCAATTGACTGATCAAGTTCTTTGCTTTTTGGAAAACTCTTTGATTATCAGTTATACTGACCACTGTCTTCAAGTTCTTCCTCAAGACTGCTCGCAATCCTGGGATAATGTGGCCGGTTTTTAATATAGGTTTCCATGCATGTTATTTGACTGTTCCATCGTATGTCACCACGGATTTTGGGTTTTACAGATCCTTGGTATTCTTTTAACCAGGCTGATGGTGATTACGAAAACACTTTTGTAAATCTACAATGTTTCATCAAAGCACTTGGTATAAGGTCTTGTCCAAGTAGATTTAGCCAATGTGATGCACATTAATATGTAACCAgatgttagagggcttattccttcactcgctcacttccctggtcctttttgcatgaacagagagcaacaatacccaaagtccaaaggtgcaaacaattaaatgtttattggggtgaacttccagcaagcgtgattccagtttccttcctcagtgtcccccttacCAGCTATGATACCAcggagccttgcctgtgtccctgttcccatttccccaccccccccttttactttctgattgactgcagactatatagtaaaacttgagttctgcttagcaaTACcctaaccaatcattttactgaaatttaactaaccaatcctaacgtattgtaacatgattatttaaccaattatatcccaccaccttaattggtttacacccaacaaaattaattatacagcagactgaaacaatcacagaaccaaacaaacaatagggaagtggagactacagtgatagaataatacagaaatgaggattttacACCCCAGCTGTTGATAAGTGAATTATTGCCAggcaggatgctatcaaactaagttttctttaaatcttttaggctcttccctttctctggaagtaatagatcggatcacctttctaacagccccagactgccttatttcaatgtgactagtttggaatgtgagaaagtgaccgttcacttcccagcttatggttgcctctgctgcttagccaaaggccttacctagcctaagaacagggcctcagactgtcacagtaagagaaggccctgacacagacagtgattttgattctttcttttatacctctataactagcttagtgataagaatacacctaaattcttaaagtataggcctttttAGACAGGCCTGAATAGCTATATCCAAACACCAAACTGTCGTCATCTTGTTCTATATCACTTCTTATACTTGGCGCCTTTTTCTCATCTTGCATTAGTGTAACTGTTTTTCCATGTAAACTTCCACCCCCATGCCATCAGTGTCTAACAGTTCACCTGCTACCTGCTTTTTTGATTGGGTGCTTTGTAGCCTAACCGTAGGCAGCTGATcattttttgaaaagtttgatgctcaataactagggccctaccaaattcacagtccagtttggtcaatttcatggtgattagatttttaaaattgtgaaacttcagatttaaatagttgaaatcatgaaattcatggtgttgtaattggaAGAGGAGTTGTGGGAGGGTCGAAagattattgtgtgtgtgtgggggggggggtggtttgcAGTTCTGCTATCCTTCCGTCTGTGCTCCTACTGGTggcgccttcagagctgggcagctggagaatagcagtggctggctgggagcccagctctgaagacggagctgccaccagcagcagcacaaaagtaaggatggcatggtatggtattgccatccttatggctgtgctgttgctggcggcggctctgccttcaaacctgggctcccggccaacagccgcccgtctccagctgtccagctctgaaggcagcgtagaaataagggtggcagtactgtgacccccccccaataATCTTGTGAACCTCCACaaccgcaactcccttttgggtcaggacccctaatttg
Proteins encoded in this window:
- the SEC61B gene encoding protein transport protein Sec61 subunit beta, encoding MPGPNPSGTNVGASSRSPSKAVAPRAAGSTVRQRKNASCGTRSAGRTTSAGTGGMWRFYTEDSPGLKVGPVPVLVMSLLFIASVFMLHIWGKYTRS